A genomic segment from Cervus elaphus chromosome 14, mCerEla1.1, whole genome shotgun sequence encodes:
- the LEFTY2 gene encoding left-right determination factor 2, translating into MRPLWLCWALWALPLAGPGAALTEERILDSLLQQLHLSEVPIVDKAAVEGLVIPAHVRAQYVALLQRGHGARSRGKRFSQNFREVVGRFLASEASSHLLVFDMEQRLPPHSELVQAVLRLFQEPVPRAALRRHERLFPRSDRARVTVQWLHARDDGSNRTALIDSRLVSIHESGWKALDVTEAVNFWQQLRSPRPPLLLQVSVQREHLGPLASSAHRLVRFAPQGPSGGQQGEPQLELHTLDLRDYGAQGNCDPKAPVTEGARCCRQEMYIDLQGMKWAENWVLEPPGFLAYECVGTCQQPPESLNFKWPFLGPRQCIASEMTSLPVIVSIQEGGQLQPQVVSLPNMRVQTCSCASDGALVPRKLEP; encoded by the exons ATGCGGCCCCTGTGGCTCTGCTGGGCCCTCTGGGCGCTGCCCCTGGCCGGCCCCGGGGCGGCCCTGACCGAGGAGCGGATCCTGGACAGCCTGCTGCAGCAGCTGCACCTCAGCGAGGTTCCCATCGTGGACAAGGCCGCCGTGGAGGGGCTCGTCATCCCGGCCCACGTGAGGGCCCAGTACGTGGCCCTGCTGCAGCGCGGCCACGGGGCGCGCTCCCGGGGGAAGAGGTTCAGCCAGAACTTCCGAG AGGTGGTCGGCAGGTTCCTGGCGTCCGAGGCGTCCTCGCATTTGCTGGTGTTCGACATGGAGCAGCGGCTACCGCCGCACAGCGAGCTGGTGCAGGCCGTGCTGCGCCTCTTCCAGGAGCCGGTGCCCAGGGCCGCGCTCCGCAGACACGAGCGCCTCTTCCCGCGCAGCGACCGCGCCCGGGTCACCGTCCAGTGGCTGCACGCCCGCGACGACGGCTCCAACCGCACCGCCCTCATCGACTCCAG GCTGGTGTCCATCCACGAGAGCGGCTGGAAGGCCCTGGACGTGACCGAGGCGGTGAACTTCTGGCAGCAGCTGCGCAGCCCCCGGCCGCCGCTGCTCCTGCAGGTGTCGGTGCAGCGGGAGCACCTGGGCCCGCTGGCCTCCAGCGCCCACAGGCTGGTCCGCTTCGCCCCCCAGGGGCCGTCGGGCGGCCAGCAGGGGGAGCCCCAGCTGGAGCTGCACACCCTGGACCTCAGGGATTATGG AGCTCAGGGAAACTGTGATCCTAAGGCACCGGTGACAGAGGGTGCCCGCTGCTGCCGCCAGGAGATGTACATTGACCTGCAGGGGATGAAGTGGGCTGAGAACTGGGTCCTGGAGCCCCCAGGCTTCCTGGCCTATGAGTGTGTGGGCACCTGCCAGCAGCCCCCAGAGTCCCTGAACTTCAAGTGGCCGTTTCTGGGGCCTCGACAGTGCATCGCCTCGGAGATGACCTCGCTGCCCGTGATTGTCAGCATCCAGGAGGGAGGCCAACTCCAGCCCCAGGTGGTCAGCCTGCCCAACATGAGGGTGCAGACGTGCAGCTGTGCTTCAGATGGGGCACTTGTGCCAAGGAAGCTGGAGCCGTAG